In Sphingomonas sp. IW22, one DNA window encodes the following:
- a CDS encoding periplasmic heavy metal sensor — translation MRDRRRLLLLLLLTFTAAIAGVVIGRIYVVSAPPVENELHELLHRDLKLDTAQHARLEFIEKNYAIRRQALEAELRADNARLAEAIEAEHGYGPKVAAAVDRSHQAMGALQKETLEHIFAMRAVLRPDQTQKFDDAVVKALTAKSE, via the coding sequence ATGCGGGACCGCCGCCGGCTCCTGCTCCTCCTACTGTTGACCTTTACCGCGGCGATCGCCGGGGTGGTGATCGGGCGGATCTATGTGGTCTCGGCACCGCCCGTGGAAAACGAACTGCACGAGCTGCTCCATCGGGATCTCAAACTGGATACGGCTCAGCACGCCCGGCTGGAGTTCATCGAGAAGAATTATGCCATTCGGCGTCAGGCACTTGAAGCCGAGCTGCGCGCCGACAATGCTCGCCTAGCAGAGGCGATTGAGGCGGAACATGGCTATGGCCCTAAAGTCGCGGCGGCAGTGGACCGCTCGCACCAAGCCATGGGCGCGCTGCAGAAGGAAACGCTCGAGCACATCTTTGCAATGCGTGCCGTACTTCGCCCCGATCAGACGCAGAAGTTCGACGACGCCGTAGTGAAAGCGCTGACGGCAAAGTCCGAATGA